CAGACTCTCCTTCAATCCCGATAATTTTTATTTCTATGCTTCCATCAATGATGATCGATTCGTTCTTCTTTCGAGATAGGACCAGCATGGATTCACCTACTTATCTGGTTCATTTGAGGTACTTAGCAGCAGCGGCTGTCTGACGTCGTAGCGATCATCTTCCAGGATGATCTGCTTAGCTTTCTGTTTTTGGAGATTGACGACGATCGGCGCCTTCAGATTGACTGTGATGGCATTTTGCCCCCGCAACGTAGCAATGTTGAACACAACGACAGGAGTATCCTCTTTGATCTGGAGCGTTTCCTTATGATGCTCTCTCAGGGTGAATTCATATTCTTTGAAAAAGGCAAATGGGTTAATCAGCCAAAAGCCGATTTTATTGTTCTCCAGTGAAAGAAGAGAAAAAACGGGACTTTCCGGCTCCGCCTGTACCAATTGAAAGCTCCTGAGGTCGGAAAACCCGGGAATCCCCTCTTCGAAGGTGATGACGCCATAATCGACTTCCTGGGGTGTATTCATTGACACATCTCCTTTTTACAGCGAGCGATCTACATGTAACCCGACCACTTCAATAGAAAGGCTATTCCACTGCTTGACATAGCCCTCTACTTTCCCCGGTTTATAGTTGTGAATGGGTCTCTGTGGCGTCGCCTCTATTTGAGCACCGCCAAATTTTACGTTGATTTCCGGGCGT
This sequence is a window from Brevibacillus composti. Protein-coding genes within it:
- the fliW gene encoding flagellar assembly protein FliW, producing the protein MNTPQEVDYGVITFEEGIPGFSDLRSFQLVQAEPESPVFSLLSLENNKIGFWLINPFAFFKEYEFTLREHHKETLQIKEDTPVVVFNIATLRGQNAITVNLKAPIVVNLQKQKAKQIILEDDRYDVRQPLLLSTSNEPDK